Proteins encoded together in one Nostoc sp. PCC 7524 window:
- a CDS encoding pyruvate kinase, producing MSFTNLQQPYLTADLSDPQTLLATLRQLRASVYAEGQDIFQQWRSRIHRPAFVESSLNLAYYLALRRHDLRPLQAALMPWGLSSLGRIEARVMPNLDAVIATLAAVCHEQSENHPPLEAFFEGDRLLKQHTEEMFGKTLNHRRVRIMVTLPTEAASNYEFVRDLIHCGTDCVRINCAHDTPKEWLGMIHHVRLAQAEMNRPCKVLMDLSGPKIRIQGAIAPQAKQRIYRGESLLLTRDLPTTIGSTCFQANCTLPEILDRLEVGTTVWIDDGHIGAVVEAIAPEGVWLRITHTRPKGEKLRPDKGINFPYTDLNLSPLTDKDKQDLDFIAAHADNIDIIGYSFVQKPEDIEILQRELEARLPNNASTPAIVAKIETPLAVTNLPELIVQAAGKQPFGIMIARGDLAVEIGYQRLAEIQEEILWLCEAAHVPVIWATQVLENLVKNGMPSRAEMTDAAMAERAECVMLNKGAYIVDAVQILDDVLTRMQAHQVKKTPQLRALHSW from the coding sequence ATGTCATTCACTAACTTACAGCAACCATATTTAACCGCAGATTTATCAGATCCTCAAACTTTGCTGGCTACTTTGCGACAACTACGTGCATCAGTCTACGCAGAAGGACAAGACATTTTTCAACAATGGCGATCGCGTATTCACAGGCCAGCTTTTGTGGAAAGTAGTCTGAACCTAGCTTACTACTTAGCTTTGCGACGACATGATTTAAGACCCCTACAAGCTGCTTTAATGCCTTGGGGTTTGTCTTCCTTGGGACGCATTGAAGCTAGAGTGATGCCTAATTTAGATGCAGTGATTGCCACTTTAGCAGCAGTTTGTCATGAGCAATCTGAAAATCATCCACCTTTAGAAGCATTTTTTGAAGGCGATCGCTTACTCAAACAACACACTGAGGAAATGTTTGGCAAAACCTTAAATCACCGTCGGGTAAGAATCATGGTGACATTGCCAACGGAAGCTGCCAGTAATTACGAATTTGTCCGGGATCTCATTCATTGCGGCACAGATTGTGTAAGAATTAACTGCGCCCACGATACTCCGAAAGAATGGTTAGGAATGATTCATCATGTACGCCTAGCACAAGCAGAAATGAATCGTCCTTGCAAAGTCTTGATGGATTTAAGTGGACCGAAAATCCGCATTCAAGGTGCGATCGCCCCCCAAGCGAAACAACGCATCTATCGCGGTGAATCTTTACTATTAACCCGTGATTTACCAACTACTATTGGTTCAACTTGTTTCCAGGCGAACTGCACCTTACCAGAAATATTAGATCGCCTAGAAGTAGGCACTACCGTCTGGATTGACGATGGCCATATTGGGGCAGTTGTCGAAGCGATCGCCCCGGAAGGTGTATGGTTACGAATTACCCATACTCGCCCCAAAGGGGAAAAACTGCGTCCCGATAAAGGTATTAACTTTCCTTACACAGATTTGAATCTCAGTCCCTTAACTGATAAAGATAAACAAGATTTAGACTTTATTGCTGCTCATGCCGATAATATTGATATTATCGGCTATTCTTTTGTGCAGAAGCCGGAAGATATCGAGATTTTACAACGGGAGTTAGAGGCTAGATTACCAAACAATGCCTCTACACCTGCGATCGTTGCCAAGATAGAAACACCCCTAGCTGTCACTAACCTCCCAGAATTGATCGTACAGGCAGCAGGTAAACAACCCTTCGGCATTATGATTGCTAGAGGAGATTTAGCCGTTGAAATTGGCTACCAACGTCTAGCAGAAATTCAAGAAGAAATTCTTTGGCTGTGTGAAGCTGCTCATGTCCCAGTCATTTGGGCAACCCAAGTATTAGAAAACCTCGTAAAAAATGGTATGCCATCACGAGCAGAAATGACAGATGCCGCAATGGCAGAACGGGCGGAGTGTGTGATGTTAAATAAAGGAGCGTATATCGTGGATGCAGTACAAATTTTAGATGATGTCCTCACAAGAATGCAGGCACATCAGGTAAAGAAAACCCCACAATTACGCGCTTTGCATTCCTGGTAA
- a CDS encoding Uma2 family endonuclease: MVTQQPRTNQTPPLESGDRLSRHEFERRYAASCDVKKAELIEGVVYVASPLRFQRHAEPHGQLVIWLGNYQISTPGVKLGIEPTILLDQDNEPQPDGVLLIEQNLGGQSRLTADDYIEGAPELVAEVAASSAAYDLHDKKKAYRRNGVQEYIVWQILENKLDWFRLIESEYIPLQPDADGIIRSQVMPGLWLAVPALLTGDMMQVLAVLQLGLNSSEHTEFVNSLSQPT; the protein is encoded by the coding sequence ATGGTGACACAGCAACCACGAACCAACCAAACTCCTCCTTTAGAAAGTGGCGATCGCTTATCACGCCACGAATTTGAACGGCGTTATGCAGCTAGTTGCGATGTGAAAAAAGCAGAATTAATTGAAGGAGTAGTTTACGTGGCATCACCTCTACGTTTTCAACGTCATGCCGAACCACACGGACAATTAGTAATTTGGTTAGGAAATTATCAAATATCTACACCAGGAGTAAAATTAGGTATTGAACCAACAATACTTTTAGACCAAGACAATGAACCGCAACCAGATGGAGTATTGTTGATTGAGCAAAATTTAGGGGGACAGTCACGCCTCACAGCAGATGATTATATTGAAGGCGCACCAGAGTTAGTTGCAGAAGTTGCTGCTAGTAGTGCAGCTTATGATTTACACGACAAAAAAAAGGCTTACCGACGCAACGGAGTTCAAGAATATATTGTTTGGCAGATTTTAGAAAATAAATTAGATTGGTTTCGGTTAATTGAGAGTGAGTATATACCTTTACAACCAGATGCCGATGGTATTATACGCAGTCAGGTAATGCCAGGGTTATGGCTAGCAGTTCCAGCTTTGTTAACAGGGGATATGATGCAGGTTTTAGCTGTGTTGCAATTGGGTTTAAATTCATCAGAACATACAGAGTTTGTAAACAGCTTGTCACAGCCAACATAA
- a CDS encoding SGNH/GDSL hydrolase family protein: protein MPTAAQAASFSRIYAFGDSLTDTGNSLAITQQVNAINNAIPIIPPSTVGYFDGRFANGPIWLDQLASKLGLTLPPVSAIAGGDSPTGINFAVNSATTGNQNTFPIPGLPGLVGLQQQIAQFTQANPIADSDALYIVWAGANDYIGRVTTDPSQPVANLVGAVDQLYNVGARNFLVVNLPFLGDTPLANSQGPVVSGGLNQLSMGHNFLFSQAFGQPNPNQPGINLKTLDVGSLFQEAILTPSKFNLTNVTDSCLVNSPLFHPPSPSNPISICSNPDEYLFWDDIHPTRAAHRFIGDLAYKTLVPEPSLILSQLAVGAVLGSIAVRKGKQKKALHKTRTN from the coding sequence ATGCCCACCGCAGCACAAGCAGCCAGCTTCAGCCGAATCTACGCTTTTGGTGATAGTCTGACCGATACGGGGAATTCATTGGCCATCACCCAGCAGGTAAACGCGATTAATAACGCCATACCAATCATTCCTCCTAGTACAGTTGGTTACTTTGATGGACGATTTGCTAACGGCCCTATCTGGTTAGATCAACTAGCATCTAAATTAGGACTAACATTACCCCCAGTATCTGCAATTGCAGGTGGGGATAGTCCTACAGGTATTAACTTTGCTGTGAATAGTGCCACCACTGGCAATCAAAACACATTTCCTATTCCTGGCTTACCTGGTTTAGTAGGATTACAACAACAAATTGCTCAATTTACACAAGCAAATCCCATTGCTGATTCTGATGCACTTTATATAGTATGGGCTGGGGCAAACGATTACATTGGTCGTGTAACTACAGATCCCAGCCAACCAGTTGCTAATTTAGTCGGTGCAGTTGACCAACTTTATAATGTTGGTGCGCGCAATTTCTTGGTTGTTAATTTGCCATTTCTCGGTGATACACCACTTGCTAATAGTCAAGGCCCTGTAGTTTCTGGGGGGTTGAATCAATTAAGCATGGGGCATAATTTCTTGTTTTCCCAGGCTTTTGGACAACCTAATCCTAACCAGCCTGGAATTAACCTCAAAACTTTGGATGTAGGTTCTCTGTTTCAAGAAGCCATTCTGACACCATCAAAGTTTAATTTGACCAATGTCACAGATTCTTGCTTAGTCAATTCTCCTTTGTTTCATCCACCCTCACCATCTAACCCCATATCTATCTGTAGCAATCCAGACGAGTATCTATTTTGGGATGATATTCATCCTACCAGGGCTGCACACAGATTCATTGGAGACCTAGCTTATAAAACATTAGTTCCTGAGCCTTCACTGATATTATCTCAGCTAGCGGTGGGTGCTGTTTTAGGCTCCATAGCAGTTCGCAAGGGAAAACAGAAAAAAGCATTGCACAAAACTAGGACGAATTGA
- a CDS encoding DUF1636 domain-containing protein, which produces MTTSHFLDVTSHTLFVCKTCASVWQDGKRVGESGGEQLLHQLQELAQSWELKDEFPIQAVECMSACNRSCVVAFAGEGKLTYLFGDLTVDECASAVLECASKYYAKSDGLLPWSERPEPLKKGILARIPALSIGKGSGE; this is translated from the coding sequence ATGACTACTAGCCATTTTCTGGACGTTACTTCTCATACTCTATTTGTCTGTAAAACTTGTGCTAGCGTTTGGCAAGATGGTAAGCGGGTTGGTGAAAGTGGTGGTGAACAACTTTTACATCAGTTGCAGGAATTAGCGCAAAGTTGGGAATTAAAAGATGAGTTTCCGATTCAAGCTGTTGAATGTATGAGTGCTTGCAATCGTTCCTGTGTTGTGGCGTTTGCTGGTGAAGGTAAATTGACATACCTGTTTGGTGATTTAACTGTAGATGAGTGTGCCTCTGCTGTTTTGGAATGTGCTAGTAAATACTATGCTAAATCTGATGGGTTACTGCCTTGGTCTGAACGTCCTGAACCTCTGAAAAAAGGTATTTTGGCGCGGATTCCTGCTTTATCTATTGGCAAGGGGAGTGGGGAATAG
- a CDS encoding precorrin-8X methylmutase: MPDYIRDANEIYRHSFAIIRSEANLDILPSDVAKVAVRLIHACGMTDIVTDLGYSATAVEAGRTALAAGAPILCDCRMVADGVTRKRLSANNQVICTLNEPEVPELAQKLGNTRSAAALELWKPYLEGAVVAIGNAPTALFRLLEMLDEGCPKPAVILGFPVGFVGAAESKAALAADSRNVPFLTLHGRRGGSAIAAAAVNALATEEE, encoded by the coding sequence ATGCCCGACTACATCCGCGATGCCAATGAAATCTACCGTCATTCCTTTGCAATTATTCGCTCAGAAGCTAATCTAGATATACTTCCATCAGATGTAGCAAAAGTAGCAGTACGTCTAATTCATGCCTGTGGAATGACGGATATAGTTACAGACTTAGGATATTCAGCAACGGCAGTAGAGGCGGGAAGAACAGCACTAGCGGCCGGCGCACCGATTTTGTGTGATTGCCGCATGGTAGCTGACGGAGTGACAAGGAAACGTTTATCTGCCAATAACCAAGTTATCTGCACCCTCAACGAGCCAGAAGTCCCAGAACTAGCGCAAAAGTTGGGTAATACTAGGTCAGCGGCGGCATTGGAATTATGGAAACCTTACCTAGAAGGGGCAGTTGTCGCCATTGGGAACGCACCCACAGCATTATTTAGATTATTGGAAATGCTAGACGAGGGATGCCCCAAACCTGCGGTGATTTTAGGTTTTCCCGTGGGATTTGTGGGTGCAGCCGAATCAAAAGCAGCATTGGCAGCAGATAGCCGCAATGTACCATTTTTAACTTTACATGGTCGGCGTGGTGGCAGTGCGATCGCCGCCGCCGCCGTTAACGCCCTGGCAACGGAGGAAGAATAA
- the hemB gene encoding porphobilinogen synthase → MTVQDAQVRTDILLQRPRRLRRTSALRRMVQETTLTVNDLIYPLFVMEGEEQKVEIASMPGCYRYSLDLLLQEIQQAFDLGINAIALFPVISEQLKDDTGTESYNPEGLVQRTVKAIKQAVPEIVVITDVALDPFTTHGHDGLVDDKGTILNDPTVEVLVKMALSQAAAGADLVAPSDMMDGRVGAIRRALDAAGYYDVGILAYSAKYASAYYGPFRDALDSAPKFGDKKTYQMDAANAREAIKEVALDIAEGADIVMVKPALAYLDIIQQIRKYTELPVAAYNVSGEYAMIKAAAQHGWIDEKKIILESLTSMKRAGADLILTYFAKEVALMLA, encoded by the coding sequence ATGACAGTTCAAGATGCTCAGGTAAGAACCGACATATTACTACAACGTCCGCGTCGTTTGCGGCGTACAAGTGCTTTACGGCGCATGGTGCAGGAGACAACACTGACAGTTAACGATTTGATTTATCCATTGTTCGTGATGGAGGGAGAGGAGCAAAAAGTTGAAATTGCTTCTATGCCGGGGTGTTATCGCTATTCTCTAGATTTATTACTCCAAGAAATACAGCAGGCTTTTGATTTGGGAATTAATGCGATCGCTCTTTTCCCTGTCATATCAGAACAGTTAAAAGATGACACTGGCACAGAAAGCTATAACCCAGAAGGACTGGTGCAGCGTACTGTCAAAGCCATTAAACAAGCAGTTCCAGAAATTGTAGTAATTACAGATGTTGCCCTTGATCCCTTCACTACTCACGGTCATGATGGTTTAGTGGATGACAAGGGTACTATTTTGAATGATCCCACAGTAGAAGTGCTGGTAAAAATGGCACTTTCCCAAGCAGCAGCCGGGGCTGATTTGGTTGCACCTTCCGACATGATGGATGGTAGAGTCGGGGCAATTCGTCGGGCTTTGGATGCGGCTGGCTATTATGATGTGGGGATTCTGGCATATTCTGCTAAGTATGCTTCTGCTTATTATGGCCCCTTCCGCGATGCTTTAGATTCTGCTCCTAAATTTGGGGATAAAAAGACTTATCAAATGGATGCAGCTAACGCTAGAGAAGCAATTAAAGAAGTGGCATTAGATATTGCTGAAGGTGCAGATATCGTGATGGTGAAACCTGCTCTAGCTTACCTTGACATTATTCAGCAAATACGTAAATATACAGAATTACCTGTAGCTGCTTATAATGTGAGTGGTGAGTATGCCATGATTAAAGCCGCAGCACAGCATGGTTGGATTGATGAGAAAAAGATTATTTTGGAAAGTTTAACCAGTATGAAACGTGCTGGTGCTGATTTGATTTTGACCTATTTTGCTAAGGAAGTAGCGTTGATGTTGGCTTGA
- a CDS encoding Uma2 family endonuclease, translated as MMNNQSEILSRQRKDFTPEEYLQMEETSPIKHEYIDGYIYEIDRSIDSHVTIAGNLGALLRNHVSRSGCRVYILAMKVRIESLNRYYYPDVMVTCDERDQETSVYKRFPCLIVEVLSDSTEAFDRGDKFADYQEIATLQEYVLVNTKRQRVECFRRNEQGLWVLQTYTLQDKSFQLNSINFQETMTELYEDVVF; from the coding sequence ATGATGAATAATCAAAGTGAAATATTGTCACGCCAGCGCAAAGATTTTACCCCGGAAGAATACCTGCAAATGGAGGAAACCAGCCCTATCAAACATGAATACATCGATGGCTATATATATGAAATAGATAGGTCGATTGATTCCCATGTCACCATTGCCGGAAACCTGGGCGCACTGTTGCGTAACCATGTAAGCCGTTCTGGTTGTCGTGTTTATATTCTTGCCATGAAAGTGCGAATTGAGTCGCTGAATCGGTACTACTATCCCGATGTTATGGTAACTTGCGACGAAAGAGATCAGGAAACATCTGTTTATAAGAGATTTCCCTGCTTAATTGTGGAAGTTTTATCTGACTCTACTGAAGCTTTTGATCGGGGTGATAAATTCGCCGATTATCAAGAAATTGCTACCCTACAAGAATACGTTTTAGTTAACACAAAACGTCAGCGAGTTGAATGTTTTAGACGCAATGAGCAAGGCTTATGGGTCTTGCAAACTTATACATTGCAAGATAAATCATTTCAACTCAACAGTATTAATTTTCAGGAAACAATGACTGAACTTTACGAAGATGTGGTTTTTTGA
- a CDS encoding bifunctional cobalt-precorrin-7 (C(5))-methyltransferase/cobalt-precorrin-6B (C(15))-methyltransferase, producing the protein MIGKWLAVVGVGEDGLEGLSAIACSLVAQAEIIVGGDRHLAMLPTDDQREKISWSSPISSSIEAIIQRRGKSVCVLASGDPMCYGVGATLTRRIPMSEMTIIPAPSAFSLAGAKLGWSLTEVETLSLCGRPPALLQSYLYPGARLLILSAGKNTPMIVAEILTQRGFGNSQITVLERMGGVHERIVTGTAATWQETDIADLNAIAVHCIADAGVIALSRLPGLPDEAYHHDGQLTKREVRAVTLSSLAPTPGQLLWDVGAGCGSISIEWMRTHPRCQAIAIEQNSTRLQYIADNAAALGTPNLNIIAGKAPLALKDLSTPDAIFIGGGVTAAGLFDICWQALRPGGRLVANVVTIEGEQTLFQWYEKVGGSFTRIAIQRAEPIGKFLGWRAMAPVTQWLVIKE; encoded by the coding sequence ATGATAGGGAAATGGCTGGCTGTTGTGGGTGTTGGTGAGGACGGTTTGGAGGGATTAAGCGCGATCGCTTGTTCTCTGGTCGCTCAAGCTGAGATAATTGTGGGAGGCGATCGCCATTTGGCAATGTTACCAACCGATGACCAACGGGAGAAAATATCTTGGTCTTCCCCTATTAGTAGTTCTATAGAAGCAATTATCCAGCGTCGGGGTAAATCGGTGTGTGTGTTAGCTAGTGGTGATCCCATGTGCTACGGTGTTGGCGCTACTCTGACGCGGCGGATTCCCATGTCGGAGATGACGATTATACCCGCACCGTCAGCTTTTAGTCTCGCTGGCGCTAAATTAGGATGGTCTTTAACTGAGGTGGAAACCTTAAGTTTATGCGGTCGTCCCCCAGCTTTGCTGCAATCTTATCTTTATCCCGGTGCGCGGTTATTAATTTTGAGTGCTGGGAAAAATACGCCGATGATTGTGGCTGAAATCCTCACACAGCGAGGTTTTGGTAATAGTCAAATCACTGTGTTGGAACGGATGGGTGGTGTTCATGAAAGGATAGTTACAGGGACGGCTGCAACTTGGCAAGAGACAGATATTGCAGATTTAAATGCGATCGCAGTTCATTGTATTGCTGATGCTGGGGTAATAGCTTTATCCAGATTACCAGGATTACCAGACGAAGCTTATCACCATGATGGACAGCTAACTAAAAGAGAAGTCAGGGCGGTTACTCTCTCCAGCCTTGCACCCACGCCAGGACAATTACTTTGGGATGTAGGGGCTGGTTGTGGTTCCATATCTATAGAATGGATGCGAACCCATCCCCGATGTCAGGCGATCGCGATTGAACAAAATTCTACTAGACTGCAATATATTGCTGATAATGCCGCCGCTTTGGGTACTCCCAATTTAAACATCATCGCGGGAAAAGCACCATTAGCCCTGAAGGACTTATCCACACCAGACGCTATCTTTATTGGTGGTGGAGTTACAGCCGCAGGTTTATTTGATATTTGTTGGCAAGCACTACGCCCAGGCGGACGTTTAGTTGCGAACGTTGTCACAATCGAAGGTGAGCAAACCTTATTTCAATGGTATGAAAAAGTCGGTGGGAGTTTCACCCGCATTGCTATTCAACGCGCTGAACCTATTGGGAAATTTTTAGGTTGGCGGGCAATGGCTCCTGTCACACAATGGTTAGTAATAAAAGAATAA
- a CDS encoding cobalt-precorrin-6A reductase, with the protein MRVLILGGTGDAAALAARVATIPGIEAIASLAGRTRDPSLPVGNVRVGGFGGAAGLAEYLRQMQVDVLIDATHPFADQITWNAATAAQEVGIPRLMLIRSPWQQVADDRWIEVDSHVAAANVLENKAKRVFLTVGRQELAAFADLKDIWFLMRMIDPPGADALVPPGVILCDRGPFSLENEREIFIQHHIDAIVSKNSGGNATYAKIVAARELGVPVVMIQRPPTPPGEQVADVEGAVTWLLDRLYSQNS; encoded by the coding sequence ATGCGTGTTTTAATTCTGGGTGGAACTGGGGATGCGGCAGCACTGGCGGCTAGAGTTGCTACTATTCCAGGGATTGAAGCGATCGCATCTTTAGCCGGGCGCACTCGTGATCCTTCTCTCCCGGTTGGTAATGTGCGGGTTGGTGGCTTTGGTGGTGCGGCTGGGCTGGCTGAGTATTTGCGTCAGATGCAAGTTGATGTCCTCATTGATGCGACTCATCCCTTTGCTGATCAGATTACCTGGAATGCGGCGACGGCTGCACAGGAGGTAGGGATACCTAGGTTAATGTTAATTCGCAGCCCTTGGCAGCAGGTAGCAGACGATCGCTGGATTGAAGTTGATAGTCATGTCGCAGCTGCAAATGTATTAGAAAACAAAGCAAAACGGGTATTTTTAACGGTTGGTAGGCAAGAATTAGCGGCTTTTGCCGATCTTAAAGATATTTGGTTTTTGATGCGGATGATTGATCCGCCGGGGGCTGATGCTTTAGTACCACCGGGGGTGATATTGTGCGATCGCGGCCCCTTTTCTCTGGAGAATGAACGGGAAATCTTCATTCAACACCACATTGATGCGATCGTCAGTAAAAATAGCGGTGGAAATGCCACCTACGCCAAGATTGTGGCGGCGCGAGAGTTGGGTGTGCCAGTGGTGATGATTCAACGTCCTCCCACACCACCAGGAGAACAAGTTGCAGACGTTGAAGGTGCAGTGACTTGGCTACTGGATCGGCTATACAGCCAAAATAGTTGA
- a CDS encoding universal stress protein → MFKKILVALNNNEIGQQIFEHALTLATASNAELLLLHVISPFDDDYLNASAMETYSVYDTPHAHNVEYYVSQWESLKQEGIEFLTLLNNQAIAKGLTSDFTQELGEPSRIICEVARSSKADLIVLGRRGLSGLSEFFLGSVSNYVLHHAPCSVLTVQGVTPVTNDNLVTASAA, encoded by the coding sequence ATGTTTAAAAAAATTCTAGTCGCACTTAATAATAATGAAATTGGTCAACAAATTTTTGAACACGCCCTCACTTTAGCAACAGCCAGCAATGCCGAATTGTTGTTGTTACACGTTATCTCACCTTTTGATGATGATTATCTCAACGCTTCCGCAATGGAAACATACAGTGTATATGACACTCCTCATGCTCATAATGTGGAATATTATGTGAGTCAATGGGAAAGTTTAAAACAAGAAGGAATTGAGTTTTTAACTCTGCTAAATAATCAAGCGATCGCTAAGGGGTTAACATCTGATTTTACCCAAGAATTGGGTGAACCAAGCCGCATTATTTGTGAAGTAGCCCGTAGTTCTAAGGCTGATTTAATTGTTTTAGGTCGTCGGGGACTCAGTGGATTAAGTGAATTTTTCTTGGGTAGTGTCAGCAATTATGTATTACATCATGCACCCTGTTCTGTGTTGACAGTCCAAGGTGTCACGCCTGTAACTAATGATAATCTCGTCACCGCATCAGCAGCGTGA
- a CDS encoding precorrin-2 C(20)-methyltransferase, which produces MSAKGRLYGVGVGPGDPELLTLKALRLLRAAPVIAYQSATDKESIARRIVAQYLTGEQIEVAYHLPRALEPETAKEIYDQEVAPIAAHLAAGRDVVVLCEGDPFFYGSFMYVFTRLSEQYQTEVVPGVSSLMACPVSLGVPFTYYNDILTVLPAPLPTEELTTKLLTTDAAAIMKLGRHFTKVRDILHKLGLASRALYIERATTAQQRIVPLDEVNPAEVPYFAMIVIPSKNRL; this is translated from the coding sequence ATGTCAGCCAAAGGTCGTCTTTACGGAGTTGGTGTAGGGCCAGGAGATCCAGAACTGTTGACTCTGAAAGCATTGCGGTTATTACGTGCTGCCCCTGTCATTGCCTATCAATCAGCCACAGATAAAGAGAGTATAGCGAGGAGAATTGTTGCCCAATATCTCACAGGCGAACAAATTGAAGTCGCCTATCACCTCCCCCGCGCCTTAGAACCAGAAACAGCCAAGGAAATTTACGATCAAGAAGTTGCACCCATCGCCGCACATCTAGCAGCCGGAAGGGATGTAGTAGTGCTGTGTGAAGGTGATCCGTTTTTTTACGGCTCATTTATGTATGTATTTACACGCCTATCCGAACAGTATCAAACGGAAGTCGTCCCCGGAGTATCTTCATTAATGGCTTGTCCCGTGTCCTTGGGTGTACCGTTCACCTACTACAACGATATTCTCACAGTTTTACCTGCACCCCTCCCAACCGAAGAACTCACGACAAAATTGTTAACAACCGATGCCGCCGCCATTATGAAACTTGGTCGCCACTTCACCAAAGTGCGAGATATCCTGCATAAATTAGGACTAGCATCACGGGCATTATATATTGAACGGGCAACAACAGCACAGCAAAGGATTGTACCTTTAGATGAGGTTAATCCGGCTGAAGTACCTTATTTTGCGATGATTGTCATACCTAGCAAGAATCGGCTGTAG